A single Rhodothermales bacterium DNA region contains:
- a CDS encoding glycogen/starch synthase, whose product MRVLFVSDEVAPFTNKSELAPVVRSLPEMLHENAGVETRIMMPRYGIVSERRNRLHEVIRLSGSEISTGDGKESLKVKVASIPGIRLQVYFMDNVHMFKRKGIFADKTGKLFPDNAERAIFYAKAVLQTISNLGWKPDVVHAFGWLSGMVPHLLKTEYAEHELFAEAKVVFTPQATEFEAPLTEKMVSDFELTGDGLVGNEPDVIGVAAADASIFLPGHETTNGAEQFGEDEEANMNLAAAVYERIQAGVPA is encoded by the coding sequence ATGAGGGTTCTCTTTGTCTCAGACGAGGTTGCTCCGTTTACCAACAAGTCTGAGCTCGCCCCGGTCGTTCGATCGCTCCCTGAAATGCTGCACGAGAATGCGGGAGTGGAAACTCGCATCATGATGCCGCGCTACGGGATCGTCAGCGAGCGCCGAAATCGTCTGCATGAAGTGATTCGCCTCTCGGGGTCCGAAATCTCGACCGGGGACGGGAAGGAATCGTTGAAAGTGAAGGTCGCCTCCATCCCGGGTATCCGGCTGCAGGTCTACTTCATGGACAACGTGCACATGTTCAAGCGCAAGGGAATCTTTGCCGACAAGACCGGCAAGCTGTTTCCCGACAATGCGGAACGTGCGATTTTCTACGCCAAGGCCGTGCTCCAGACGATCTCCAACCTGGGTTGGAAGCCGGATGTGGTGCACGCATTTGGCTGGCTGAGCGGCATGGTACCGCACCTGCTCAAGACCGAATACGCGGAGCACGAGTTGTTCGCCGAAGCCAAGGTGGTCTTCACGCCTCAGGCGACGGAGTTCGAAGCCCCGCTGACCGAAAAGATGGTATCGGACTTCGAGCTGACCGGCGATGGGCTGGTCGGAAACGAGCCGGACGTGATCGGTGTGGCCGCCGCGGATGCGTCGATCTTCCTGCCGGGCCACGAGACGACCAACGGCGCGGAGCAGTTTGGCGAAGACGAGGAGGCCAACATGAATCTGGCCGCAGCCGTCTACGAACGGATCCAGGCGGGCGTGCCAGCCTGA
- a CDS encoding DUF4270 family protein, whose protein sequence is MQRTFLVLGLLLLAACDDPAPVGVDLVDAQSGEPFVLDVTSTSPTVAEIAETTGNATRILFGSVTDPDFGPLEAAGYLDFVSPGVFSTAFETEQLSDVALLLATDYVYGDSLADISVAVRQIQDAWPGSGTTADTTLRVGSLITESTQNKRTVTLEIPMPADWVARWDTTFRSTTFDDAFHGLEVTSASGSAIMGAAVLNSALRAVAGGDTTFFPAGRSLTRLLHSEGLPDSSQPLVFQDGRKRAVEFNFEVETGRFVLNRGIVRVTADTSLSLSVPAGFNRPSVEQLELDWISLDGTRTPIAASFRTGNRFDFESVQLGDSLGVLVTGGSGLDRLEVRVPDGANTLSVIRLPLIDARPRALLTVTPIQ, encoded by the coding sequence ATGCAACGCACTTTTCTGGTTCTCGGCCTGCTTCTGCTGGCCGCCTGTGACGATCCGGCGCCCGTAGGCGTGGATCTTGTCGATGCCCAGTCGGGCGAACCCTTCGTCCTCGACGTCACCTCTACCTCCCCGACCGTAGCGGAAATCGCCGAAACCACCGGGAATGCCACCCGGATTCTGTTTGGGTCCGTCACTGATCCGGACTTCGGGCCGCTTGAGGCGGCCGGTTACCTGGATTTTGTCAGCCCCGGCGTGTTCTCCACGGCTTTCGAAACCGAGCAGCTGAGCGATGTGGCCCTGCTGCTGGCGACCGACTATGTATATGGAGACTCGCTGGCTGACATCAGCGTGGCGGTGCGGCAGATTCAGGATGCCTGGCCTGGCTCCGGCACAACAGCAGACACCACCCTGCGAGTAGGATCCCTCATCACCGAGTCGACCCAGAACAAACGAACGGTGACGCTTGAAATCCCCATGCCCGCCGATTGGGTGGCCCGCTGGGATACCACGTTCCGCTCCACCACATTCGACGATGCCTTCCACGGCCTTGAGGTGACCTCCGCCAGTGGCTCGGCCATCATGGGTGCCGCCGTACTGAACAGCGCGCTTCGTGCCGTGGCAGGGGGCGACACGACGTTCTTCCCCGCGGGTCGCAGTCTCACGCGTCTCCTGCACAGTGAAGGCCTGCCGGACTCCAGCCAGCCGCTTGTCTTCCAGGACGGTCGCAAGCGTGCCGTGGAGTTCAATTTTGAGGTCGAGACCGGGCGCTTCGTACTCAACCGGGGCATCGTGCGGGTGACGGCAGACACCTCACTCAGCCTGTCTGTCCCCGCGGGCTTCAACCGGCCCTCGGTGGAACAGTTGGAACTGGACTGGATCTCCCTGGACGGCACGCGCACGCCCATTGCGGCGTCCTTCCGGACGGGCAATCGTTTTGATTTTGAATCGGTGCAACTGGGCGACTCCCTGGGTGTCCTTGTTACGGGGGGTAGCGGTCTGGACCGACTTGAAGTGCGGGTGCCGGACGGCGCCAACACACTGTCTGTCATTCGGCTGCCGCTGATTGACGCCAGACCTCGCGCCCTGCTCACCGTAACCCCGATCCAGTGA
- a CDS encoding tetratricopeptide repeat protein: MHYIYQTSRFQKVAFLVLAASFGLSAGVKAQGGPCSEDANDIRVNYSLYYEDYRNENWETSLPYLRWIIRCAPGFPNNSDRNFERIIEVYEGIGLGQDDPDMQRVWLDSALYVYDTAPSSLQDAGIEYDPYDWVFEKGRFIQKHVDALGDLQREIGPIYMEAFDLNPADIQGYYINYVVLDLVGKDDKATAVEFLDRVESARSGDAEVMTLITDWRGRLFTSPEERIGFLESQYDKNPDDGEVLAELFELLMEEGYRDRVYELADQMMAADPSARTFRLIAKMRLEDGLADEAIDLYEQSLEMDGGQDAAKEVYYNIGAAHQQEGRLSRARTAYRQSLQADPDYGAALLAIGDLYMTAVQGCGSFEREDRAVYWLAADYFDRAASRDRTVAQQSRQRVNSIRRLMPTAEDKFFKGWNAGDSYTINYGCYAWIGESTRVR; the protein is encoded by the coding sequence ATGCACTACATCTACCAGACTTCTCGCTTCCAGAAGGTGGCGTTCCTGGTTTTGGCCGCCTCGTTCGGGCTTTCCGCGGGCGTAAAGGCCCAGGGAGGCCCCTGTTCAGAGGATGCGAACGACATTCGCGTCAACTACAGCCTCTACTACGAGGACTACAGGAACGAGAACTGGGAGACCTCTCTTCCCTACCTGCGGTGGATCATCCGCTGCGCCCCCGGTTTTCCCAACAACTCGGATCGCAACTTCGAGCGCATCATTGAGGTGTACGAGGGCATTGGTCTGGGGCAGGACGACCCCGACATGCAGCGGGTCTGGCTGGACTCTGCACTGTACGTGTACGACACGGCACCGTCCAGTTTACAGGACGCCGGTATCGAGTACGATCCCTATGACTGGGTCTTCGAGAAAGGGCGGTTCATCCAGAAGCATGTTGATGCGCTTGGCGACCTCCAGCGTGAGATCGGGCCGATCTACATGGAGGCCTTCGATCTGAATCCGGCAGACATCCAGGGCTACTACATCAACTATGTCGTGCTCGACCTCGTGGGCAAGGACGACAAGGCCACCGCGGTGGAATTTCTGGACCGGGTCGAGAGCGCGCGCTCCGGAGACGCTGAAGTGATGACGCTCATCACCGACTGGCGAGGCCGTTTGTTCACGTCCCCGGAGGAGCGCATCGGCTTCCTGGAGAGTCAATACGACAAGAACCCGGACGACGGTGAGGTGCTAGCCGAGTTGTTCGAGCTCCTGATGGAGGAAGGCTACCGGGACCGTGTCTACGAGCTGGCCGATCAGATGATGGCGGCCGACCCGTCGGCGCGCACCTTCCGCCTCATCGCGAAAATGCGCCTTGAGGACGGTCTCGCGGACGAGGCCATCGACCTCTACGAGCAATCCCTCGAAATGGACGGCGGCCAGGACGCCGCGAAAGAGGTGTACTACAACATTGGCGCAGCACATCAGCAGGAAGGCCGGCTCTCGCGTGCGCGCACTGCATACCGCCAGTCGCTGCAGGCAGACCCTGACTATGGTGCTGCCCTGCTGGCCATCGGCGATCTCTACATGACCGCCGTACAGGGCTGCGGATCCTTTGAGCGTGAGGACCGCGCCGTTTACTGGCTGGCGGCCGATTACTTTGATCGCGCTGCGTCCCGGGACCGCACGGTGGCCCAGCAGTCACGTCAGCGGGTGAACAGCATTCGTCGCCTGATGCCGACCGCCGAAGACAAGTTCTTCAAGGGCTGGAACGCCGGCGACAGCTACACTATCAACTACGGCTGCTACGCCTGGATTGGTGAGTCTACGCGCGTGCGGTAG
- the eno gene encoding phosphopyruvate hydratase, which yields MPYIDTVHARQIIDSRGNPTVEVEITTDSGAFGRAAVPSGASTGEHEAVELRDGDAGAYMGKGVLKAVANVNEVISPEIEGLDVRDQAELDGLLLSLDGTPNKGRLGANALLGVSLAAAHAAADVSGLPLYRYVGGTNATSLPVPMMNIINGGRHADNSVDMQEFMVMPVGASTFSQGLQMGVEVFHHLKKVLSAKGYSTAVGDEGGFAPNLRSNEEAIEVILEAVEKAGLSAGSDIMIALDPACSEMIQDDKYVFWKSDPDNPKSSEEMVAFWTGWVNQYPIISIEDAMGENDWAGWRGLTEAVGDRVQLVGDDLFVTNTKFLQKGIDEGCANAILIKVNQIGTLTETLQAIELAHKNGYRAVLSHRSGETEDTTIADLAVAVNAGQIKTGSASRSDRLAKYNQLLRIEELLGASATYPGRNAFAVTG from the coding sequence ATGCCCTACATCGACACCGTTCACGCCCGACAGATCATCGACTCCCGTGGCAACCCCACCGTCGAGGTCGAAATCACCACCGACTCCGGCGCATTTGGTCGCGCCGCCGTACCCAGCGGGGCCTCAACGGGAGAGCACGAGGCGGTGGAACTGCGCGATGGCGACGCCGGGGCCTACATGGGCAAGGGTGTGCTCAAGGCCGTGGCCAATGTCAACGAGGTCATCTCCCCCGAGATCGAGGGTCTCGACGTGCGGGATCAGGCCGAACTCGACGGCCTTCTGCTGTCGCTGGACGGCACCCCCAACAAGGGTCGCCTCGGAGCCAATGCCCTGCTCGGTGTGTCTCTCGCCGCAGCGCATGCGGCGGCGGACGTGTCCGGCCTGCCGCTGTATCGATACGTGGGCGGGACCAACGCTACCTCCCTGCCGGTGCCCATGATGAACATCATCAACGGCGGCCGTCACGCGGACAACAGCGTGGATATGCAGGAGTTCATGGTGATGCCGGTCGGTGCGTCCACGTTCTCACAGGGCCTGCAGATGGGCGTCGAGGTGTTCCATCACCTCAAAAAGGTGCTGTCGGCAAAGGGATACTCCACCGCCGTCGGGGACGAGGGTGGTTTCGCACCGAACCTGCGCTCCAACGAGGAAGCAATCGAGGTCATCCTTGAGGCCGTAGAGAAAGCCGGTCTTTCTGCAGGAAGCGACATCATGATTGCGCTTGATCCGGCCTGCAGTGAAATGATCCAGGACGACAAGTATGTCTTCTGGAAGAGCGATCCGGACAATCCGAAGTCCTCCGAAGAGATGGTGGCGTTCTGGACCGGCTGGGTCAACCAGTACCCCATCATCTCGATCGAAGACGCCATGGGCGAGAACGACTGGGCCGGGTGGCGCGGTCTCACGGAGGCGGTTGGCGATCGCGTCCAGCTGGTCGGCGACGATCTGTTCGTGACGAACACCAAGTTTCTGCAGAAGGGGATCGACGAAGGCTGCGCCAATGCCATCCTCATCAAGGTGAACCAGATCGGCACGCTGACGGAGACGCTGCAGGCCATCGAACTGGCCCACAAGAACGGCTACCGGGCCGTGCTCAGCCACCGCTCCGGAGAAACCGAGGATACCACCATCGCGGACCTGGCGGTGGCGGTCAATGCCGGCCAGATCAAGACAGGCAGCGCCAGTCGTTCTGACCGGCTGGCGAAGTACAACCAGCTTCTCCGCATCGAGGAACTTCTGGGGGCATCAGCGACGTACCCGGGCCGGAACGCATTTGCCGTGACCGGCTGA
- a CDS encoding septum formation initiator family protein, whose translation MLESAREYLSRQRAKIFGAGALLLFFWVAFLDSHSLFKRVKWSYEAEQLRTENAEIQADIDRLEAELERELTDDEVERIAREEYGMQREGETVHPVTPGE comes from the coding sequence ATGCTTGAGAGCGCCCGAGAATACCTGAGCCGCCAGCGCGCCAAAATCTTCGGTGCCGGGGCCCTGCTGCTGTTCTTCTGGGTCGCCTTCCTGGACAGCCACTCCCTCTTCAAGCGGGTGAAGTGGAGCTATGAAGCAGAGCAGCTGCGGACCGAAAACGCCGAGATACAGGCGGACATCGACAGGCTGGAGGCAGAGCTCGAGCGCGAACTCACCGACGACGAGGTCGAACGCATTGCCCGCGAGGAATACGGGATGCAGCGAGAAGGCGAAACCGTTCACCCTGTTACCCCCGGAGAATAG
- a CDS encoding ROK family protein, translating into MGQYAVGIDLGGTSIKSALVSRDKGVVASDSYPTEAEAGPDRVLDNITTLVRRMMTASPEPVLGIGMGSPGIIDWERTSVSHPPNLPGWKTVHLGEAISNRLGQHCDCIVENDANVAGLGSAHYGAGKPFDSFIMVTLGTGVGGAIIYENRIFRGATGGAGEIGHMTIDFEGPKDNHDIPGASEAYLGQRFLSAHACRMLADRSDSVLHERVLRDPDGIAPKDLHDAAVDGDEAAAEVLRWAGHKLGVLLGSAVNLLDIRKLVVGGGLSAAGDFIFASARTTIEQFVTHGLRAGIEIIQEPRGNEVGVLGAAHLVFQEADYRGSE; encoded by the coding sequence GTGGGTCAGTACGCCGTCGGCATTGATCTCGGAGGCACCTCGATCAAGTCCGCGCTCGTGTCGCGTGACAAGGGCGTGGTGGCATCGGATTCCTACCCGACAGAGGCTGAGGCCGGCCCGGATCGAGTGCTGGACAATATCACGACATTGGTTCGGCGCATGATGACCGCATCGCCCGAACCGGTGCTCGGCATCGGCATGGGCAGCCCGGGCATCATCGACTGGGAGCGAACCAGCGTCTCGCATCCGCCGAACCTTCCCGGCTGGAAGACCGTGCATCTGGGCGAGGCGATCTCCAATCGGCTTGGACAGCACTGCGACTGCATCGTCGAGAACGACGCCAACGTTGCAGGGCTCGGGTCGGCTCACTACGGAGCCGGCAAACCGTTCGACTCCTTCATTATGGTGACGCTTGGTACAGGAGTCGGTGGCGCAATCATCTACGAGAATCGCATCTTTCGCGGTGCCACCGGAGGTGCCGGCGAGATCGGTCACATGACCATCGATTTCGAAGGACCGAAGGACAACCACGACATTCCGGGAGCGTCGGAGGCGTACCTGGGACAGCGCTTCCTCTCCGCTCACGCCTGTCGCATGCTGGCCGACCGCTCCGACTCCGTGCTGCACGAGCGGGTGCTGCGGGATCCGGACGGCATTGCTCCCAAAGACCTGCATGACGCTGCGGTTGACGGTGACGAGGCAGCGGCCGAGGTTCTACGCTGGGCGGGGCACAAACTGGGTGTCTTGCTTGGTTCGGCAGTTAATTTGCTGGACATCCGGAAGCTGGTTGTGGGGGGTGGTCTTTCCGCAGCCGGGGACTTCATTTTTGCGTCGGCCAGAACCACCATCGAGCAGTTTGTCACCCACGGCCTCAGAGCAGGGATCGAGATTATCCAGGAGCCTCGCGGCAATGAAGTGGGGGTGTTGGGTGCCGCCCACCTGGTCTTCCAGGAGGCCGACTATCGCGGCAGCGAATAA